The stretch of DNA TGGCAACCACGTTCGCCTCCGCTGTGAGGACGGCGAGGAGCGGCTCGGCCGCATCCCGGGCCGCATGAAATACCGGACCTGGATCGAGCAAGACGACATCGTCGTCGCCGAGCCGTGGGACTGGCAGGACGAGAAGGCCACCATCGAATGGCGATACACCGGCCAGGACGCAGATCAACTGCGTCGTGAAGGCCACATCGATTGATCGCTCGGTTTCGGCCTGAAGCGTAGATTTCTCTCGCAGACGTAACCTCGGCCAGCGGACGCGCTGTAGCGACCCGCTCGAGACGCCTCACCCCGAGACGCGAGAAAAATAGCGACGTGCTAGCAGAAGTATACCCAGTAGGTATGGCCCTGCGAACACGTGACCGTCGTGTACTCGCCGAACGCCGCGACTGATCGCCGCACTTTCACGTCCGTCCCCTCGCCGGGCGGCGAGACGCTCGCGTTCTCCCCGCAGTGTGGACAGGCGACCGCTTTCGTTGCGACTTCGTGCATCTTCATTCGCCACGGTACCATACGTCACGGGCCTGCATAACCGTTGGTATCGATCGGACCGACTCGAGACCGTCCCCGTAAACAGCGGGTCGATCCCCCGACGGTCACCGGGTCGCCGTCTTCCACTCGCGCAGTCCGACGACCCCCCCGTCTAGCACTGCGGGATCCGCCTCGGTCGCCGCCCAGACGAACATCGGGGCGACGGCGTCCGGATCGCGGCCGTTCGCTCCCGAGAGCCCCGTCGCGACGATTCCGGGGTCCAGACAGCCGACGACGTACTCGGTGTCGGCGGCGAAACCGCGAACCACCGCCTCCGCCGTCGCCTTCGAGATCGCGTAGGAGCCGTATCCCGCGTTCCCGTTTCGGGCGACCGATCCGGTCGGAACGAGTACCCGCGCGTCGTCGTTCAAGTGGGGAATCGACTCGCGGATCGTCGCGTACACGCCGCGACCGTTGGTCCGCCAGTGATCGTCGAACGCGGCATACGATTCGCCGTCGGTCGGCGTCCGCCCCGCCTCACCGTGGTAGACGCCCGCAGCCGGAACGACGATATCGATGCCGGCCGCCTCACCCGCTCGCGAGGCAGTCTTGGCCAGTCGTTCCACGTCGTACTCGTCTCGAACGTCGGTCCTGTGGCCAGCGACAGTCGCGCCCGCGTCCTCGAGCGCGTCGACAGTCTCCTCGACCGCGTCGCCGTCTCGCGCACCGACGACGACGGTCGCGCCGTCGTCCCCGAACGCTTCGGCGACGGCGCGTCCGATACCACGCGTCCCGCCGGTCACGATGGCCGTCAGTCCGTCCATACCGGTTCTAGGGCACCGACCTACAGGAATCCACCGGCGGGAATGGGCCGATACGAAGCCGTTTCCGCCGCTGTTCTCGCATCGAGAATCTTCGGGTTCCCTACCTATGTATGACATACGTTTAACACCGGTCCGCTATTCAGGTTCGTCCATGGAATCGCTGGCCGGTGAGTCGGTCGTCGTGATCGGGAGTGGGATCGGCGGGCTCTCGACGGCCTGTTACCTCGCCGATGCGGGTGCCGACGTGCGCGTCATCGAGAAAAACGAACAGTTGGGTGGCCGAGCGAGTCGCCTCGAGCGGGACGGCTTTCGGTTCGACATGGGGCCGTCGTGGTACCTGATGCCCGACGTCTTCGAGCGCTTCTTCGCGGACTTCGGCCACAGGCCGAGCGACTACTACGAACTCGAACATCTCGATCCGCACTATCGGATCTTCTTCAAGGACGGTGATCGGGTGGACGTCACCCCGGACCTCGAGCGGACGAAGGCCGTCTTCGAGGAGTACGAGCCGGGTGCGGGCGAGACGCTGGAGCGCTATCTCGAGAAGTCGAAGGAAAACTACGAGGTCGGGATGGAGCACTTCGTCTACGAGGACCGGTCGAGGCTGCGGGACTATCTGGACCTCGACGTGGCCCGACAGGCGCGGGGGCTCTCGCTGCTGGGATCGATGCAGGGCCACGTCGAGGGCTACTTCGACCACCCGAAGCTCCAGCAGATCATGCAGTACACGCTGGTGTTTCTGGGCGGCTCCCCGACGAACACGCCGGCGCTGTACAACCTGATGAGCCACGTCGATTTCAACCTCGGCGTCTGGTACCCCGACGGGGGGATCGGCTCGGTCATCGACGCCGTCGTCGAACTCGGGACCGAACTCGGCGTCGAGTACGACACCGACCGCCCGGCGACGGAGATCAAGGGCCACACGGGCGGGTTCGAGGTGGAGACTGCGACCGGGCCCGTGCACGCGGATCTGGTCGTCAGTAACGCCGATTACGCCCACACCGAGCAGGAACTGCTCACTCCCGAACGGCGCGGCCACGACGCCGACTACTGGGAGCAGCGCACCTACGCCCCGTCCGCGTTCCTCCTCTATCTGGGCGTCGAGGGCGACGTCGACGAACTCGCCCACCACACGCTCGTGTTGCCGACCGACTGGGAGGACCACTTCGAGCAGATCTTCGACGACCCCGAGTGGCCCGACGATCCGGCCTACTACTGCTGTGTGCCCTCCGAGACCGACGACGACGTCGCGCCCGACGGCCACAGCGCCCTGTTCGTCCTCGTCCCGATCGCCCCCGGCCTCGAGGACACGCCGGCGCTCCGCGACGCGTATCGAGACACCATCCTCGACGATATCGCCGCGAACACGGGAACGGCGCTCCGAGATCGGATCGTCCTCGAGGAGCGGTTCTGTATCGAGGACTTCGCCGACCGGTACAACAGCTACGACGGAACGGCGCTGGGACTGGCTCACACGCTCCGGCAGACCTCGCTCTTCCGGCCGCCACACCGCTCGACGGCGGTCGACGGACTCTACTTCGTGGGCGGCGATACCACGCCCGGGATCGGCGTTCCGATGTGTCTCATCAGCGGCGAACTGACCGCGGAAAAAGTGCTCGAGGACCACGGCGACGGGAGTCGGCCGTGACGCGGGCGGCGTCGGAGACGGCCCGTCGCGGCGAACGGCGTGTGGCCCGAACCGACCACGGCAACCGATCGAACCGCAATCGATGACTTCGGACTCGACGGCACCGACCGAGGCCAGCGTCGGCGAACAGCTGTCGTACCTGCTGACCCTCTCGCGGCCGCGGTTCTGGCTGTATCTGGCGGGTCCCGTTCTGGTCGGGGTCGCCTACGCCGCGGACACCGTCGGTGACCTGTTCGCGCCGGCCGCGATCGCGCTGTTCGCGTACTTCCTCCTGCCGGCGAACGTCTTCCTCTACGGGATCAACGACATCTACGATCGCGAGATCGACACGGCGAACCCGAAGAAGGAGGACAGGGAGGCGCGCTATCGGGGCCAGGGATACGTTCCCGTCGCCGTCGGACTCTGTTCGGCCGTGCCGGTACTGTTCGCGCCCGTCCTCTCGAGGGGCGCGTTGCCGTGGCTGATCGCCTTTCTCGTCCTCGGCGCGGCCTACAGCGCCCCGCCAGCCAGGTTCAAGACGCGGCCGCCGCTGGATTCGGTCTCGAACGGGCTCTACATCACACCGGGTGCGGCCGCGTACGCCGCCGTCGCCGGCGTCCAGCCGCCCCTGCTCGCCGTCGCCGGCGGCTGGCTGTGGGCGATGGGCATGCACACCTTCTCGGCGATCCCCGACATCGAACCCGACCGCGAGACGGGAATCCGGACGACCGCGACGGTGCTCGGCGACCGCCGGACCTACGCCTATTGCGGCGCGTGCTGGCTGGCGAGTGCGGCCGCCTTCGGCGCGATCGACGGCCGGCTGGGTGCGCTCATGCTCGTCTATCCGGCGCTCGTCGCCGCGATCGCCACCGCGAGCGTCGCGGTCGACCGGGCATACTGGTGGTTCCCGGCGATCAACACCGTCGTCGGCGCGGTCCTGACGATGGGGGGGCTCTGGAGGGTGCTCTATGGATAGCGGCGACTCGAATCGGTCCCCCTCGCGATCGGGGCCGGGGCCAGGATCGGAACCGAACGCCGATTCGCAGCCGGAGCCGCGTCGCGGCGACCGCACCGGCGACGAACCCGATTCGGCGCGGGTCGCCGTTCAGCGCCGGCTCGAGGCGCTCGTCCGTGAGAACCGGTTTACCATCGCGGTGATCTTCCCGATCGTCGGCGCAGTGACGCTGGTCGGGAGCGCGGTGGAGCTCCTCCCGCCACCGCTGTCCTACAATCCACTGTTGATCCTGTTCGGCACGCTGGTGATGCGGTCGCCGCTGGTCGTCGCCCTGTTGCCGCAGGTCGATCGCCAGGCGGTCGCCTGTCTGGGCGTCCTGACGGCGTACACCTACGCGATCGAACTCGTCGGCGTGCGGACGGGCTGGCCCTACGGCACGTTCGAGTACGGAATCCGGCTCGGGCCGATGCTCGGCGGCGAGATCCCGCTCGCCCTGCCGCTGTTTTTCGTCCCGCTGGTCCTGAACGCCTATCTGCTCACGCTGCTGGTGTTGGGCGACCGGGCCCGGCGCGTTCTCCCCCGCTTGCTCGCGGCGATCGCCGCCGTCGTCGCCGTCGACCTGGTGCTCGATCCCGCGGCGGTCGCGATCGGGTTCTGGGCGTACGTTCCGCCGGGCGACTACTACGGCGTCCCCGTCTCGAACTACCGGGGCTGGCTCCTCTCGGGAACCGTCGCCGTCGTCCTCGTCGATCTCGCGTTCGACCGCGCGGCGCTGCTCGAGCGCGTCCGGAGCTGCGAGTTCGCGCTAGACGATCTGGTGAGCTTCGTGTTGCTCTGGGGTACGATCAACGTCCTCTTCGGAAACTGGCTGGCGGCCGGCGTCGCCGGGCTGTTCTGTCTCGGGCTCTTCCGGACCGACCGGTACGGTCTCGCGATGGTCCGGACGGCGCTGCCGACGGGGCGGTCCGGGTAGTGATGCGTGATGCGCGACGTGGGCGACTCTCGGCGGCGGCGGGATCGACGCCGCTCGCTCCGGGACCCACGGCCACGGGAGGAGTATGCCGGCATTCCGCTTTTCGTCTCGAGACGTGTTCTCTCGGTATGGCGACCAAAGAGACGGTCGAGTGTCCGGTCTGTCGGGAGCCGCCGCCCGTCGATCAGCAACTCGAGGAGCATCTGTTCGCCGACCACTCCAAGCGCAAACTGGCGAAGCTCATCGTCGCCGAGACGACGGCCCTGACTACCGACGACATCTCCGAGTAACCCGGGGCGTCGAACCGCGCCGTCCGAGGCGACGAGCACGGAGCGGACGGCGCGGTTCGACCGGTCGGTCAGACGACCAGGCTCGAGATGGCGTCGCCGAACAGGAGCAACAGGACCACGGCGGCCATCGTCAGGGCGAGCCACATGCCGAGGCTAATCGCTGTCGTTTTGGCCAGTCGTCGTTCCTGGTCGACGATCTCCGAGTTGGATTCCGCGGACATACGTCGGACTTCGGCCGCCGGGAAGACGAACGAACAGCCACTATATCGTGGGGATTGATAAGCGGACGATCGCTACCGAGTCGGAACGCCGTCGCCGTGTTCCGGACCCAGCCGCTCGCGCTCGGCGGTCGGCACCGCCGAGACCCGCTGGAACACCGCCTCCGGATCGCGGTTCCAGTGCCAGTGCCAGCGCGTCTTCGCGAGACACCACAGCTTCCGGGTCGTCGACAGCGACGGCTCGCGGGAGAGGACGTCGTACTCCTGTGCGCGGATGACGGTGTGGTGCTCCGCGTAGAGGACCGCGGCCAGCAGGACCGGGAGCTGACAGTCCTCCGGCAGGTACCGGATGCCCGCGACGGCCTCGCGATAGAGCTCCTCCGTGCGGTGAAGTTCGTCGGCCATCGCCGCGGCGAACGACTCGGAGTGTTCGAGGCGCTCGATCTGTGCGGGATCGACGCCGTGCTCTCGCAGCGTCTCCTGTGGAATGTAGATTCGATCCCGCTCGCGGACGTCCTCCCGGACGTCGCGAAGGAAGTTCGTCATCTGGAACGCCTCGCCGAGTTTGACGGCGTGGGGCAGCGCGGCTTCCTCCGCCTCCGGCTCCATGATCGCGGTCATCATGACCCCGACCGACGCCGCCGAGCCGCGCATGTAGGACTCGAGGTCGGCGTAGGTCTCGTACCGGTCGGTCTCGATGTCGGCGGCCATCGCGTCGACGAACGTGTCGATCTCCGCGTCCGCGATCCCGTATCGCTCCGTGAGTTCCACGAACGCCTCGAGAACGGGGTCGTCGGGCGGCGCTTCGCCGAGCGCCTGTGCCCGAAGGTCCTCGAGCTGGGCCCGCTGGGTTTCCGGCGGGACGCCGTCGGCGTCGTCGACGACCTCGTCGGCGATACGGAAGAACGCGTAGAGGACGTGCGTGGCGTGTCGCACTCGCTCGGGGAGAAATCGCGTCGCGAGATAGAACGTCTTCCCGGTCCGCTTCTGTATCGCCTTTCCTGCGTCGATATGTTCCTGTTGCATTCTGTGTCCCGGTAATCCCGCCTGCCACTGAACGGATGTATACGATACGACAGGTGTATATAAAATACCACTCCCTCACTATGTTCAGGGACCCGGTCGCCGGGTCACTCGAACAGTTCGTCGAGCAGCTTGCGCTGGGCCGTCCGGAGGTGCTGATGGAACGTCGATCGGGAGATGTCCATCGACGCGGCCAGTTCCTCGCCCGAGACGTCCCGGGGCCACTCGAAGTAGTTGGCGTAGTAGGCCTTCTGGAGCGCCGTGAGCTGTCGATCGGTCAGCGACGACTCGAGCCGCGCCGTGACGTCCTCGGTCGCCCGCGTCGGTTCTTCGGTCTCGTGGTACCGCACGAGTTCGACGCGGTCGTACCGGCGTTCGAGGGCGTCGTACGCGGACCGCGCGGACCGTCCGTTGGGCAGGTCGACGGTCAGGTCGGCGACTCCGTCGGCGGCCGTGAACTCCCGGATCACGCCGCCGTGCTCGCTCAGCGCGGTCACGATTCCGTCTCCGACGGCGACCTCGAGGACGGTGCCGCTCTCGTCTCCGGAGAGGAGCGTGACGTCGTGTCCGTCTGGAAACGGGCTCGCCACGCCGTCGGCGTCTATCTCGCGGTCGGCGTGGAGAAAACAGAGCGGCGTCCCGTCCGCGTCGGTGGTCAGCCCGCGGTAGCTGATCGCCGCGTCGACGGCGTCGGCTACTCTCGTGACGAACAGCGACGGGTCCTCGATCGTCAGCTCGATCGAGACGACGGTCTCGGTCGTGAGCATCCGTCTGACCTCGAGTGCGTTCATCGCGGTCGCGATCGTTTCGGCCAGCGACTCGAGGACGAACCGCTCACGTTCGTCGAACGCGCCGGATTCGTCGGCGAGCACGACGAGAACGCCGTAGGTGACGTCGCCGTACGTGAGCGGCAGTGCGATAACCGAGTGAAGGTGTTCGTCGGCTCCGGTCGGCCACCAGCGGTCGGCGTCGTCGAACGCCGCGAGGTCCTGGATCACCTGCGGCTCGCCGTCCGTGAACGCCCGGACGGCGGGATGCGTTTCGTCGGTACCGAGCACGAGTTCGTCGGTCTCGAGCGGAACGGTGTCCTCGCCGGCCCACTCGCGGGGCGTGAGTCGTCGGTTCGTGACGTCGGTCCGACCGATCCAGGCGAGAACGTAGGGATCGGTCTCGGCGAGGCGCGCACAGACGTCGCGTTCGATCGCGTCACGGGTCTCCGCGCTGACGGCGGCGTCGGTGACGTCGCGGACGAGTCCGTCGACGCGCTCGAGGACGTGTTCGAGCGCCCGTCGTTCCTCGCGGACTCGCTCGGCGTTCTCCTCGGCAGCGATCTCGGCGAGTTTCCGGTCGGTGATCTCGAGGTGAACGAGCGAGACCAGTCGACGGTCGCCGTCGGTGAAGGGGCTGACCCGCATCAGGAACCACTGCTTTTGGTCCGGCGAGTGACACGGGTACTCCATCGCGAACGAGTCGCGGTCCCCTTCCACGACGGCCTCGATCCCCTCGAGCGCTCGGCGAGCGTGTTCGTCGTCCGCAGCCGTGACCATCGCGATGTAATCGACGCCGACGTGGTCGGTCTGGGTCTCGGGACTGAACGCGCGCCACGATTGATTCGTCAATAGAATCTCTCCCGTCTCGTCGATGACGGCGGCGGTTATCGGGAGGGTCTCGAGAGCCGATGCGGCGAGGTCGTTCCGAGAAGCCATCGCTAGACGGTTCGGTCGGGATCATCTTAACCGAATGGCTTCCGGACTGCGATCGGCGGTCGAGTCGCGGGAATCGATCGTCTATTCGACGCGGTCGTGACTGGAATAGAGACGGCCAGTGAGTGAAATTTAAGTGAGTGCGATATCCACTCGCAGCTATGAATCGCCTGGTGGTCCTCGTCGCCGTGGCGGTCTGTCTGACGACGTTCGTCGGCGTCGGGGCCGCCCAATCGAACGGGGACGTGACGGTCACCGTCCACGTCGTCGCCGACGACGGGAGCGACGTCGGCGGTGCGTCGGTGACCGTCGCGTGGGACGGTGGGGAATCGACAGAGCAAACGGCGTCGAACGGGCGGGCACTCATCGACGTTCCGAGCGGGGCGGACGTCTCGATCGCGGTCGACGACGAGGAGTACGTCCGGAACAATCCCGTGGAGATCGGAACGGTCACCAACCACACGACCGAAACCGTCACGGTCTATCCGCCGACGGACGGCGAAATCGCTGTCGTGGCGGACGACGACCCGGTCGAGTCCGCGACGGTCACGCTCACCAAACGCGGCGACGACCGCGCGGCGGCCGAGGGGACGACCGACAGTGATGGCATCTTCGCGGTCGACGACCTCGAGACCGGCGTCTACGACGTCACCGTCACGAAACCCGGCTACTACGAGGAATCGACCACCGTCGACCTCGCGGCGGTCGACGATGCGTCCGTCGACATCGAGCCGGGGACCGCAGAAGTCTCGTTCGCGATCACCGACGCCGTTCTCGAGGAGCCCCTCGCGGCCGACGTGACCGTCCTGAACGACGGCGAGCGGGATTCGACTATCTCGACGAACCAGAACGGCGAGCGACGTATCGATCTGTCCGTCAACACGGAGTACACCGTCGTCGTCGAGGCCGAGGGGTACGGGACGCTCGAGCGGGAGCTGTCGGTCGGCGAGTCCGATACGAGCCGGAGCTACGGGATCGAACGGACGCCGACACTGGCCCTCGAGACGTCGAACGAGCGCGTGATCCTCGGCGAGACCGTCGGTGTCACGGTTACCGACGAGTACGGCGACCCCGTCGAGGGTGCGACCGTTCGCGTCGACGGTTCGACCGTCGCGACGACCGACGCCGCGGGATCGGCGTCGGTACCGGTCGAAACGGCGGGCGAGCTCGAGTTCGTGGCCGAAGCCGACGGGACGACGTCGGACTCGGTCGTCGTCGAGGGTATCGATCCGGACGCGGACGGTGAGGACGGCGCGGACGAAGGGAGCGACGAGAACGAGACGGAACGTACCGACGCTGATGACCCGGCGGCTGGGGACGGGATGCCCGGCTTCGGGCCGTCGACCGCAGCGATCGCAGTCGCCGCGTTCGTCGGCGGACTGATCGCTCTCCGTCGGTCGTAGGGGTCCGGCCGTCGGTCGATCGCCCTACAATTCCTCCAAGTGACATGTTAGACAACGCTTATGTGGTCGTTTGTGGACAGCTTGCACGGAGATCAGGCGTGTTGGGATACTGACCCGCCCGAACGACGATCCGAGCGGCGGATTCGGGCAGGGGGTGTTCAGTGACGATTCCCCGTCACGGGTGCTCGAAGACGGTGGCCGATCCGACGAGGTGATCTCCGATCGAAATGCACACGAGGACAGCACGGTTCGGAGACGGAACGCGTCACTGTGGACCGCTCCGGATTCGCAGCTCGTCCG from Natrinema salaciae encodes:
- a CDS encoding carboxypeptidase-like regulatory domain-containing protein translates to MNRLVVLVAVAVCLTTFVGVGAAQSNGDVTVTVHVVADDGSDVGGASVTVAWDGGESTEQTASNGRALIDVPSGADVSIAVDDEEYVRNNPVEIGTVTNHTTETVTVYPPTDGEIAVVADDDPVESATVTLTKRGDDRAAAEGTTDSDGIFAVDDLETGVYDVTVTKPGYYEESTTVDLAAVDDASVDIEPGTAEVSFAITDAVLEEPLAADVTVLNDGERDSTISTNQNGERRIDLSVNTEYTVVVEAEGYGTLERELSVGESDTSRSYGIERTPTLALETSNERVILGETVGVTVTDEYGDPVEGATVRVDGSTVATTDAAGSASVPVETAGELEFVAEADGTTSDSVVVEGIDPDADGEDGADEGSDENETERTDADDPAAGDGMPGFGPSTAAIAVAAFVGGLIALRRS
- a CDS encoding SDR family NAD(P)-dependent oxidoreductase, which translates into the protein MDGLTAIVTGGTRGIGRAVAEAFGDDGATVVVGARDGDAVEETVDALEDAGATVAGHRTDVRDEYDVERLAKTASRAGEAAGIDIVVPAAGVYHGEAGRTPTDGESYAAFDDHWRTNGRGVYATIRESIPHLNDDARVLVPTGSVARNGNAGYGSYAISKATAEAVVRGFAADTEYVVGCLDPGIVATGLSGANGRDPDAVAPMFVWAATEADPAVLDGGVVGLREWKTATR
- the cruF gene encoding bisanhydrobacterioruberin hydratase; translation: MDSGDSNRSPSRSGPGPGSEPNADSQPEPRRGDRTGDEPDSARVAVQRRLEALVRENRFTIAVIFPIVGAVTLVGSAVELLPPPLSYNPLLILFGTLVMRSPLVVALLPQVDRQAVACLGVLTAYTYAIELVGVRTGWPYGTFEYGIRLGPMLGGEIPLALPLFFVPLVLNAYLLTLLVLGDRARRVLPRLLAAIAAVVAVDLVLDPAAVAIGFWAYVPPGDYYGVPVSNYRGWLLSGTVAVVLVDLAFDRAALLERVRSCEFALDDLVSFVLLWGTINVLFGNWLAAGVAGLFCLGLFRTDRYGLAMVRTALPTGRSG
- a CDS encoding phytoene desaturase family protein, producing the protein MESLAGESVVVIGSGIGGLSTACYLADAGADVRVIEKNEQLGGRASRLERDGFRFDMGPSWYLMPDVFERFFADFGHRPSDYYELEHLDPHYRIFFKDGDRVDVTPDLERTKAVFEEYEPGAGETLERYLEKSKENYEVGMEHFVYEDRSRLRDYLDLDVARQARGLSLLGSMQGHVEGYFDHPKLQQIMQYTLVFLGGSPTNTPALYNLMSHVDFNLGVWYPDGGIGSVIDAVVELGTELGVEYDTDRPATEIKGHTGGFEVETATGPVHADLVVSNADYAHTEQELLTPERRGHDADYWEQRTYAPSAFLLYLGVEGDVDELAHHTLVLPTDWEDHFEQIFDDPEWPDDPAYYCCVPSETDDDVAPDGHSALFVLVPIAPGLEDTPALRDAYRDTILDDIAANTGTALRDRIVLEERFCIEDFADRYNSYDGTALGLAHTLRQTSLFRPPHRSTAVDGLYFVGGDTTPGIGVPMCLISGELTAEKVLEDHGDGSRP
- a CDS encoding prenyltransferase, translating into MTSDSTAPTEASVGEQLSYLLTLSRPRFWLYLAGPVLVGVAYAADTVGDLFAPAAIALFAYFLLPANVFLYGINDIYDREIDTANPKKEDREARYRGQGYVPVAVGLCSAVPVLFAPVLSRGALPWLIAFLVLGAAYSAPPARFKTRPPLDSVSNGLYITPGAAAYAAVAGVQPPLLAVAGGWLWAMGMHTFSAIPDIEPDRETGIRTTATVLGDRRTYAYCGACWLASAAAFGAIDGRLGALMLVYPALVAAIATASVAVDRAYWWFPAINTVVGAVLTMGGLWRVLYG
- a CDS encoding phytoene/squalene synthase family protein, with product MQQEHIDAGKAIQKRTGKTFYLATRFLPERVRHATHVLYAFFRIADEVVDDADGVPPETQRAQLEDLRAQALGEAPPDDPVLEAFVELTERYGIADAEIDTFVDAMAADIETDRYETYADLESYMRGSAASVGVMMTAIMEPEAEEAALPHAVKLGEAFQMTNFLRDVREDVRERDRIYIPQETLREHGVDPAQIERLEHSESFAAAMADELHRTEELYREAVAGIRYLPEDCQLPVLLAAVLYAEHHTVIRAQEYDVLSREPSLSTTRKLWCLAKTRWHWHWNRDPEAVFQRVSAVPTAERERLGPEHGDGVPTR
- a CDS encoding bacterio-opsin activator domain-containing protein yields the protein MASRNDLAASALETLPITAAVIDETGEILLTNQSWRAFSPETQTDHVGVDYIAMVTAADDEHARRALEGIEAVVEGDRDSFAMEYPCHSPDQKQWFLMRVSPFTDGDRRLVSLVHLEITDRKLAEIAAEENAERVREERRALEHVLERVDGLVRDVTDAAVSAETRDAIERDVCARLAETDPYVLAWIGRTDVTNRRLTPREWAGEDTVPLETDELVLGTDETHPAVRAFTDGEPQVIQDLAAFDDADRWWPTGADEHLHSVIALPLTYGDVTYGVLVVLADESGAFDERERFVLESLAETIATAMNALEVRRMLTTETVVSIELTIEDPSLFVTRVADAVDAAISYRGLTTDADGTPLCFLHADREIDADGVASPFPDGHDVTLLSGDESGTVLEVAVGDGIVTALSEHGGVIREFTAADGVADLTVDLPNGRSARSAYDALERRYDRVELVRYHETEEPTRATEDVTARLESSLTDRQLTALQKAYYANYFEWPRDVSGEELAASMDISRSTFHQHLRTAQRKLLDELFE
- a CDS encoding translation initiation factor eIF-1A, whose protein sequence is MTEDSGRRNLRMPNSDEVFAVVTEHLGGNHVRLRCEDGEERLGRIPGRMKYRTWIEQDDIVVAEPWDWQDEKATIEWRYTGQDADQLRREGHID